Part of the Rhodothermus bifroesti genome, ACATCGCCCAACTTCAGTTTACCCCTATCGAAGACTAAGTACTTCGCTTTCGGTTTGCTCTCTTGAAAAGATTTATGTCTAAACGAAGGCCAGATTGTTATATTCCAACAGAGGAAAGATGATTAAGCAAAGACGGCTTAGGTATGGCTTGCACGTTTTTTTCTCATGCGGTTCCAGAAGTGGTAGAATGTCACGGTGAGCGGTTTCGGCTTTTTTTGGATGCGGCAACGATTCAGAGACGCGTAGCTGAGTTAGGGCAAGAAATTAGTCGGGATTATGCAGGTAAGCGGCCTATCTTAATTGGCGTGCTGAATGGTGCTTTTGTGTTTTTAGCTGATCTGATTCGGGCTATCACGATTGACTGCGAGGTCGATTTTTTGAAGTTGTCTTCATATGGGGCTGAGAAAGTCTCCAGCGGTCAAGTTTATGAGCTCAAGAAAATTGATGCGGATATTCGAAACCGACATGTGTTGGTTGTCGAGGATATTGTGGATACGGGTTTATCCATGCAGTTTATGCTGGAGCGGCTCAAAGCGCACGAGCCGGCTTCACTGGCGACAGTAGCTTTACTCCATAAGGCAGAGGCCACACGGGTTGAAGTGCCCCTAGATTATGTAGGCTTTAGGATCCCCAATCAGTTTGTAATTGGATATGGCCTAGATTATGGCCAACTAGCGCGCAATTTTTCTTCGATCTATGTACTTGAGAATTAAAGATTAGGACTATTCAAGGTGGCGTCGAGTCTTATCCGTTGGCAATCTTTGGAGGATAGCAAAAGAGGCAAGTTGTATTTCTTTTTTAATAAAATATTGTTTTTGTTTGTCTTAAATCAAGTCGTCGATCAGCCGGGGTTTAAGAGTGAACTGTAGGTCGACGACGTTGTGGTCTTGACATGTTCCTGAAAACCGCTTAAAATTCCCTAAGAATAGCTGATTTTGCTCTTTGAGGCGCTGGGAAATAATCGCACCTTTGTGGTATTGAAATCTAAAACGTCCGTCGACGCAGTGTTAAATTCGTCTAGAAATAATCGCACCTTTGTGGTATTGAAATTCTTCACGTCTTGACGCGACGGTTGGAATGCTATTGGAAATAATCGCACCTTTGTGGTATTGAAATGCCGTTGTTGATGGTATGCGCGGTCGTAACGTAAATGAAATAATCGCACCTTTGTGGTATTGAAATTCGTTGGGCGGGTCGGCGTATATCGTTGACGGAAGAGAAATAATCGCACCTTTGTGGTATTGAAATTTTCGAGTCGTGGCGGTTGGGCAACGCGGAACACCAGAAATAATCGCACCTTTGTGGTATTGAAATTATTCAAGCACTTGCGGAGTCGTATCGTCGGCAC contains:
- the hpt gene encoding hypoxanthine phosphoribosyltransferase; amino-acid sequence: MACTFFSHAVPEVVECHGERFRLFLDAATIQRRVAELGQEISRDYAGKRPILIGVLNGAFVFLADLIRAITIDCEVDFLKLSSYGAEKVSSGQVYELKKIDADIRNRHVLVVEDIVDTGLSMQFMLERLKAHEPASLATVALLHKAEATRVEVPLDYVGFRIPNQFVIGYGLDYGQLARNFSSIYVLEN